The window GTTAATAGAGGTTGAGGATATTCCTTTATCAAAGATCATGCAAGGTATCCAACAAGTCTTTACCCAGTATTACAATAGAACAAATAGAGCTACCGGCCATGTATTTGAACAAAGATATAAGTCCTTTCTATGTGACAAAGAGGCCTATTTGCTTTCATTAATCCGATACATTCATCAAAACCCGGTCCGCTCAAACTTTAAAAATGGTATCAACTACCCATGGAGTAGTCACCAGGAGTATATCGGCAATTCAGAACTTATCGATGTAAATTTTCCGCTCAGTTTATTTGCCTACCCTAAGAACGAAGCCATTAAGAGATATCTAACTTTTATGGATGAAGTTGAAGCGAGAGAAATTAAATCAATGATCAAAGAAGAAAAAATAGAAGTGGTAAAAAATATAGAAGAGAGCCATAAGATAGCCAAGGGAGCATTAATTAAAATCATCGAAGAAGTCACTGCAATAAAAATGGATAGAATAAAAGGAAATACAAAAGACAAAAGAAGGTCAGATGTAAGAAAACTCTATATTAAAAGCCTTAAAAAATATACAGATCTACCGAATAAAGAGATAGCCGATTTGCTTGAAATCGGAAGTCCAACGGTAACCAATGTGTTAAGAGGAAGATATAAGGAGAATGACTTCATGATCAAATCGGGCATGGAGATTGATAAAAATGTGAAGTTGTGAAGCCTGAACTTCCCATCTGAAAAATCAAGATAATTTTAAACTTTTTTATGCTGCTTTCTTTAATTCTTTTTTAATAACATAATCTCTATCTTCTGTTAACATTCTATAGATGACTTTAATTAATTGCCGGGCCAGGCAGCGAAGAG is drawn from Nitrospinota bacterium and contains these coding sequences:
- a CDS encoding transposase, whose translation is MARKTRIHYEGALYHVIVRGNNRTSIFENKENKEEYKKIILKYKKRYHFKLYAYCIMDNHAHLLIEVEDIPLSKIMQGIQQVFTQYYNRTNRATGHVFEQRYKSFLCDKEAYLLSLIRYIHQNPVRSNFKNGINYPWSSHQEYIGNSELIDVNFPLSLFAYPKNEAIKRYLTFMDEVEAREIKSMIKEEKIEVVKNIEESHKIAKGALIKIIEEVTAIKMDRIKGNTKDKRRSDVRKLYIKSLKKYTDLPNKEIADLLEIGSPTVTNVLRGRYKENDFMIKSGMEIDKNVKL